GTTCAAGTATGTTAGCAAAGGACCAGATAGAACACGAGCTGTGATAGAAGATAATGTCACAATAAATGAAAAAGGTGATCGACAATATGAAGAAATCGATGAAGTAAAGAAATATTTGGATTGTAGATACTTATCAGCATATGAGGCTATGTGGAGGTTATTTGAATTCGACATTCATTTTAGAGAACCAAGTGTTGAACGGCTAACTATCCATTTGCCATTGATGCATAAAGTCACATATCATGCAAGTCAATTCTTGGAATATGTTTTAAATAGACCAGATATTGGAAAAACAATGTTCACCGAATGGATGCATACTAATGAAATATTTGAAGATGCACGTGAGCTTACTTACGCAGAATTTCCCACAAAATGGGTTTGGAATGCGAAAGACAAAATTTGGACTAGAAGAAAACAAGGAAATCGTATTGGAAGAATTGTCCATATTCATCCCACATCAGGAGAGTTATATTATCTAAGAATTCTTTTAAATGTCGTCAAAGGTGCAAGAAATTATGTCGACATTAGAACAATAGATGGTATAGAATACCCCACTTACCAATCAGCATGTCATGCATTAGGTTTGCTAGGTGATGATAGAGAGTGGGATCAAGCATTGAATGAAGCTGCAAATTGGGCATCATCTGATAAGTTAAGACAACTTTTTGTGACCTTATTAATGTTTTGTCAAGTTGCTGACCCAACGAAATTATTGGAAACCCATTGGACAATGCTTATGGATGATATTGGATACAAATTACAAAAACTTCTTGACATACCAAATCTGAAAATTCCTGATGCAGAATTAAAAAATCATCTTTTACTAGAGTTGGAAATCTTGTTCAACAAAAACTGTAGCTCTCTTCATGAGTTCAATCTTCCATTGCCCAATAGAAATCTTTTTGAACAAACAAATAATAGGCTGATAAGAGAGGAGTTGAGTTACAATATTGAACAACTTCAGAATGAGCACGTTGAATTAGTAAAAGGTTTGAATGATGAGCAAGAGATCATTTATAATGCAGTTGTCCAATCTGTTTTTGGGAACAAAGGTgaattcttttttgtttatgGGCACGGAGGAACTGGAAAGACTTATCTTTGGAAAACAATCATTTCAAGAGTTCGATCTGCAGGAAAAATAGTTCTAGCTGTTGCTTCATCTGGAATTGCTTCGCTTCTGCTACCTGGAGGTCGTACCGCACATTCGAGATTTAAAATACCAATTCACATTGATGAGTATTCTATCtgtgaaataaaaaaagggacTCAATTAGCAAAACTACTTGAACAAACAAATTTGATAGTCTGGGATGAAACTCCAATGAATCATAGAAACTGTTTTGAAGCTTTAGATAGGTCACTAACTGATATTTTGGATTCGAGAGATTCACATATAGAAACCAAATTATTTGGAGGAAAAACAGTACTTTTAGGAGGGGATTTCAGACAAATTCTTCCGGTCATAATAGGAGGAAGTAGACAAGATACAATTAATGCTTCACTTAGTAGATCATCTTTATGGGCAAGTTGCAAAATTTTTCGACTAAAGAAAAATATGAGGTTATTAAGCAATTTGATTGATAGTAATTTGAGAACTTCCATGAACACTTTTGCTGAATGGATTTTGAATATTGGGGATGGAAAAATAGCTGCCAGAaaatttgaagaagaagaagatgaagcaaCTTGGATTAAAATTCCTGAAGACTTGCTTATCAAAAGTACCGATGATCCAATTCATGACATTGCCTCAGTAATTTATAGTGGTATAGAAGAAAAGTATTATGACATTATGTATTTAACAGAACGGGCCATTGTCACTCCTACAAATGAAACAATTGATAAAGTGAATGCATATGTGTTGTCGTTGATTCCAAATGAAGAAAGAATATACTACAGCTCTGATTCAATTTGTAAAGCATCAATTTGTGAAGAGGACCAAGATATACTTTATCCTATTGAATTCTTAAATTCTTTGAATTTTAATGGCCTTCCAAAGCATGAGTTACGACTAAAAGTAGGTGCACCGATAATGTTGTTACGGAATATCAATCAAAATTCAGGTCTGTGTAATGGTACTCGGCTAATAATAACTCAGACAGCTACAAGAGTAATTGAAGCAAAAATAATCACCGGTAATAATGTCGGCACCAAAGTCTATATCCCTCGCATTACAATGCAAGCAACTGAGCATAAGTGGCCTTTTATTTTCAAGAGAACTCAATTTCCTGTTCGACTTTGCTATGCCATGACCATCAATAAAAGTCAAGGACAAGCATTGAAACACGTGGGATTGTATCTACCAAAACCAGTATTCTCACATGGACAACTATATGTTGCAGTTTCCCGTGTTACTTCATGTGAAGGTCTTaagattttgatagaaaatgaaAGCCCGGAAAAGGAAGGCTACACCAAAAATATAGTctataaagaaatttttgatgatttgatTTCAAATAATACTTCAGGTtaatattcttttatatattagtTAAACATTATGCAtctatttttgtcattttctttaattatgtaCCGTCAAAATAGAGACattatatatttactattttaaatatgtcaatctctatatttttgcatgtatgtatgcatcCAAAAttggaataattttttttgtaacgTAAATATAGGATATTTGGATTATGATTTTCCTACATAGCAAAATATGACAACCAAATTATAACTAACCATTTTTTCTATTTGCAGGGTAGAACTCACCAATGGATTATGATATTGTTTCACAAAAATCAGCaagcaaaaaaaattgcagaatCAAAGTAAGAGTTGTGAGAACTTGGGATTCAATCATTCCTCCATTTCAGAATCTAATCAGTACTGACTTCCTTTTGCTGGATGagcaagttagtaaaactctGCTTTATGTAAAgtactttctttttcaaattattattacaaatttTGCTATCCtcatctattaatttttgtatgtaGGAAAATTCTATTCAAGCATTCGCTCGGAAGCAAGAAGCAAGTGATTTTAAAGATTTGCTTACAGAGGGCAATGTCTATTATCTTGCAAACTTTAATATCCttccaaacaaaaaaagttaTAGAGCTGCGAATGGAAaatatattattcaactaacgaGGTCAACAACTGTTAATGAAACAAAGGATCATGTAGATGCCATCCCTTTGCATAAATTTACTTTCACTGATTTTCTCGATATTTCAGATGATAATGAAAACAATGTTAATCTTCTAGGTACGTCTACTTTTAGCTAANttatagaaaaagaaataagtaCTAACGTAGAAGTAGTTTCAGGCAACGTTTGAACAGGATATTACATTGTC
This DNA window, taken from Ananas comosus cultivar F153 linkage group 21, ASM154086v1, whole genome shotgun sequence, encodes the following:
- the LOC109726322 gene encoding uncharacterized protein LOC109726322, which encodes MIQNYQDAIAICRCHGQPDLFITFTCNAQWLEIRNALNFIPGQKPEDRPDFVSRIFKIKLQKLMDDIRKHQFFGRTTAVLYTIEFQKRGLPHAHILVWLQQEDKYLTTEAIDSIISAEIPDRDSDPLGYESVAKFMIHGPCGTLNFDSPCMKKGHCSKHFPKEYRQKTIINENGFAIYKRKDDQRYVKKSGNNLDNRFVVPYNRDLIVKYQAHINVEWCNKSRMIKYLFKYVSKGPDRTRAVIEDNVTINEKGDRQYEEIDEVKKYLDCRYLSAYEAMWRLFEFDIHFREPSVERLTIHLPLMHKVTYHASQFLEYVLNRPDIGKTMFTEWMHTNEIFEDARELTYAEFPTKWVWNAKDKIWTRRKQGNRIGRIVHIHPTSGELYYLRILLNVVKGARNYVDIRTIDGIEYPTYQSACHALGLLGDDREWDQALNEAANWASSDKLRQLFVTLLMFCQVADPTKLLETHWTMLMDDIGYKLQKLLDIPNLKIPDAELKNHLLLELEILFNKNCSSLHEFNLPLPNRNLFEQTNNRLIREELSYNIEQLQNEHVELVKGLNDEQEIIYNAVVQSVFGNKEFDLQEK
- the LOC109726186 gene encoding uncharacterized protein LOC109726186; amino-acid sequence: MNHRNCFEALDRSLTDILDSRDSHIETKLFGGKTVLLGGDFRQILPVIIGGSRQDTINASLSRSSLWASCKIFRLKKNMRLLSNLIDSNLRTSMNTFAEWILNIGDGKIAARKFEEEEDEATWIKIPEDLLIKSTDDPIHDIASVIYSGIEEKYYDIMYLTERAIVTPTNETIDKVNAYVLSLIPNEERIYYSSDSICKASICEEDQDILYPIEFLNSLNFNGLPKHELRLKVGAPIMLLRNINQNSGLCNGTRLIITQTATRVIEAKIITGNNVGTKVYIPRITMQATEHKWPFIFKRTQFPVRLCYAMTINKSQGQALKHVGLYLPKPVFSHGQLYVAVSRVTSCEGLKILIENESPEKEGYTKNIVYKEIFDDLISNNTSG